A stretch of the Nicotiana tabacum cultivar K326 chromosome 6, ASM71507v2, whole genome shotgun sequence genome encodes the following:
- the LOC142181494 gene encoding uncharacterized protein LOC142181494 yields the protein MSNLSKLEFVALDISGKSYMSWVLDAEIHLDAMGLADTIKDKNQASNQDRAKAMIFLRHHLDEGLKMEYLTVKDPVILWNNLKDRYDHLKMVILPQARYDWTHIRLQDFKSISEYNSAMFKIISQLKLCGDNTTDHDMLEKTFTTFHASNMLLQQQYREMRFKKYSELISHLLIAEQHNGLLMKNHESRPTGSCPFPEVNETNFHQAKRGKGRGPSRGHGRGRERNSNHGNNNAPKNTPHHQQWKRKEQKHEAVQAPNAENACYRCGEKGHWSRTCRMPKHLVELYQASLKKTEKNAEANFISEDNLDFMHLDVTDYLALPEGETSHVIGGESVEM from the coding sequence atgtcaaatctttctaaacttgaatttgtagccctggatatatcgggcaaaagctacatgtcttgggtgcttgatgctgaaattcatcttgatgcgatgggtctggcagacaccatcaaagacaaaaatcaggcatcaaaccaagaccgtgccaaagcaatgatattcctacgccatcaccttgatgagggcctgaaaatggaatatcttactgttaaagatccagtcatactgtggaataatttgaaagatagatatgaccacctgaagatggtcattcttccacaggcacgatatgattggactcatataaggctacaagattttaaatctatcagtgagtataattctgctatgttcaaaattatttcccaattgaagttatgtggtgataatactactgatcatgatatgttggagaaaacttttaccacttttcatgcctcgaatatgctcctgcagcaacaatatcgagagatgagatttaaaaagtattctgaacttatttcacatcttcttatagccgagcaacataatgggctattaatgaaaaatcatgaaagccgacctactggttcttgtccattccctgaagtgaatgagacgaacttccaccaggctaaacgtggaaaaggtcgtggccccagtcgtggtcatggtcgtggtcgggaaagaaactctaatcatggtaataataatgcaccaaagaacactcctcaccaccagcagtggaaaaggaaggaacaaaagcatgaagcggtgcaagcaccaaatgcagaaaatgcatgctatagatgtggagaaaaaggacactggtcacgtacctgtcgtatgccaaagcacctggttgagctttatcaagcctccctaaagaagacagagaaaaatgctgaagcaaattttatttctgaagataatttagacttcatgcatttggatgtaactgattaccttgcactcccagaaggagaaacaagtcatgtaatcggtggtgaatctgtagaaatgtaa